Proteins encoded together in one Marispirochaeta sp. window:
- a CDS encoding methyltransferase domain-containing protein: protein MKDRPIPQFIAKIMYSRHSENSNIVQEKKLIKENVKPGMNIVDIGCGPGTLTLEMAKKVGKTGKVVALDIHPLSIEMIRTKISENRLMNITPVLTDSMVTGANDGSIDMVFIFNTIGMIRNKNGLVVETQRILKDGGRVLIYNKVHMGLLKPDKLFEGTSVFFEKRKTKAFYYRKNLEKKNEK from the coding sequence ATGAAAGATAGGCCAATTCCGCAATTCATTGCCAAAATCATGTATTCAAGGCATTCGGAAAACAGCAACATTGTGCAAGAAAAGAAACTGATAAAAGAAAATGTGAAACCCGGAATGAATATTGTGGACATCGGCTGCGGCCCCGGTACGCTAACATTGGAGATGGCCAAAAAAGTCGGAAAAACCGGAAAGGTTGTCGCTTTAGACATTCATCCTCTTTCAATAGAGATGATCAGAACCAAAATAAGTGAAAACAGGCTGATGAACATAACCCCTGTTCTTACCGACTCAATGGTAACCGGAGCAAACGACGGATCTATCGATATGGTATTTATTTTCAATACCATAGGCATGATTCGAAATAAAAACGGACTTGTTGTGGAGACACAGCGAATATTAAAGGATGGTGGCAGGGTCTTAATTTATAACAAAGTCCATATGGGATTATTAAAGCCGGATAAGCTGTTTGAAGGAACTTCTGTCTTTTTTGAAAAGAGGAAGACAAAAGCCTTTTATTACCGTAAAAATCTGGAAAAGAAAAATGAAAAATAA
- a CDS encoding L-2-amino-thiazoline-4-carboxylic acid hydrolase — translation MLKTSIEKAAQPDVITIAKGILKGYIKNTNIFILKMLLRFIGIRKKINKNIPNDINRLLALVIAMYFSLRKRFEKDQALAMVKAVIIPIGIISQMSLFRYVEDTDHSFENLKKYSKCFKKEGPMRLNRMTIEEESPETYRFTVHNCLFKSVFNSFSCPELLGVFCAVDNATYSIYSPDSIVFSRGGTDNTIAKNNKTCIFICTNKGHSNER, via the coding sequence ATGCTTAAGACAAGTATAGAAAAAGCAGCACAACCAGATGTAATTACAATTGCTAAAGGCATTTTAAAAGGCTATATAAAAAATACTAATATTTTTATCTTGAAAATGCTGCTGCGCTTTATTGGTATCAGGAAGAAAATAAATAAAAATATTCCGAATGATATAAACAGATTATTAGCACTGGTAATTGCAATGTACTTTTCACTGCGAAAAAGATTTGAAAAGGATCAGGCGCTGGCTATGGTTAAGGCTGTAATTATCCCGATTGGAATTATCAGCCAGATGTCACTTTTTAGATATGTTGAAGACACTGACCATTCTTTCGAAAACCTTAAAAAATATTCAAAGTGCTTTAAAAAAGAAGGCCCTATGCGACTGAACCGAATGACTATTGAAGAAGAAAGCCCTGAGACATACAGATTTACTGTACATAATTGTCTTTTTAAGTCTGTATTCAATTCATTCTCCTGTCCTGAACTTTTGGGAGTGTTCTGTGCAGTGGATAATGCTACATACAGCATTTATTCTCCGGACAGCATCGTTTTTTCGCGCGGCGGAACAGACAATACAATCGCAAAAAACAATAAAACCTGCATTTTCATCTGCACGAACAAAGGACACAGCAATGAAAGATAG
- a CDS encoding DUF2141 domain-containing protein: MTFCKNSILFIVFLTAALTAVSAQEFTVSGDVLIGDTGTVSIFLVDLNSFNKPGASIRILEHHLTGEDLKKGSFSFSFTDIPEGEYGVRSFIDTNGNGKCDLGLFGPKEPWGMSWKTDKPFGKPKFSDMSFYVESDTYVKVIVD; the protein is encoded by the coding sequence ATGACTTTTTGTAAAAACAGTATTTTATTTATTGTTTTTCTAACTGCAGCTCTTACAGCTGTATCCGCCCAGGAATTTACTGTCTCAGGAGATGTATTGATAGGTGACACCGGTACTGTTTCTATTTTTCTGGTAGATCTCAATAGTTTCAATAAACCGGGAGCAAGCATTCGTATCTTGGAACATCATCTGACTGGTGAAGATCTGAAGAAAGGGTCTTTTTCATTTTCTTTTACTGACATCCCGGAAGGTGAATATGGCGTGCGCAGTTTCATTGATACAAACGGAAACGGGAAATGTGATTTGGGATTATTTGGACCAAAAGAACCCTGGGGAATGTCATGGAAAACAGATAAACCGTTTGGAAAACCAAAGTTTTCAGATATGAGTTTTTATGTTGAGTCTGACACTTATGTAAAGGTCATAGTTGATTAA
- a CDS encoding helix-turn-helix transcriptional regulator, producing MKHFYLLLNFFSFAIGVTALAVSFFLFSKYRLKVYKKYFIFLAIFTIIYILDLMDFYFSAFLIFYNTQIKLVLISIKTIFSVVIIYSIADLFFMIIHRPLTNVLKKTLIVIIFLLLSGILGLNFFISDIEIKILCIQYLFISLMVARILLIITALIQGWPLYKNVESLELLFFFRSLFLMTGLVLFLNVIGGTGYYLALLDKRFLSMNGHSIVYLVWNLVSLIFVYWYFIHRIDAFRAKGKLDIMASQYKITKREKEIILLVSQGYSNKDICNKLFISMSTTKTHLRNIFEKTDIKSRFDLLQLLKD from the coding sequence ATGAAACATTTTTATTTGTTATTAAATTTTTTTTCATTCGCGATAGGTGTTACAGCGCTGGCTGTAAGTTTTTTCTTATTCAGCAAATACAGGCTGAAAGTATATAAGAAGTATTTCATTTTTCTAGCAATATTCACTATTATATATATTCTCGATTTAATGGATTTTTATTTCTCAGCCTTTCTAATTTTTTATAATACCCAGATAAAACTTGTGCTTATTTCTATAAAAACGATATTTTCAGTAGTCATCATATATTCTATTGCTGATTTATTTTTTATGATCATCCATAGACCGCTAACCAATGTCTTGAAAAAAACCCTTATTGTCATAATTTTTCTTTTACTGTCAGGAATTTTGGGATTAAATTTTTTTATTTCTGATATTGAAATAAAAATTTTATGTATACAGTATCTGTTTATTTCCCTAATGGTGGCCCGGATACTTCTGATAATTACAGCATTAATCCAGGGATGGCCTCTTTACAAAAATGTGGAATCACTTGAATTGCTGTTTTTTTTCCGCTCACTATTTCTAATGACCGGGTTAGTGCTCTTTCTCAATGTTATCGGCGGGACAGGATACTATCTTGCCTTATTGGATAAGCGGTTTTTATCAATGAATGGTCATTCCATCGTTTACCTTGTTTGGAATCTTGTCTCTCTTATTTTTGTATACTGGTATTTCATCCATCGTATTGATGCGTTTCGGGCAAAGGGAAAACTGGATATCATGGCATCTCAATATAAAATAACTAAAAGGGAAAAAGAGATTATCCTTCTCGTTTCTCAAGGCTACAGCAATAAGGATATCTGCAATAAGCTTTTTATTTCCATGTCCACTACAAAAACCCACTTACGTAATATTTTTGAGAAAACAGATATAAAATCACGTTTTGATCTGTTGCAATTACTAAAAGACTAA
- a CDS encoding tyrosine-type recombinase/integrase yields MNSTFRESLLQKLREHLLMRNYSPRTIKAYTRYCSEFCIFCLDSPSMDREQKIIRFLNRYTDPATKAVARSAVKYLYASILKIPAPVLLTKARKPKKLPVVLSRDQVSAILNTIRNPKHRAMIAIMYGSGLRISEVVNLKVGDINLTRNRIHIRQSKNLKDRIVVLSPLLADYLQLLSADRDAKELLFLTQSGKKYSTRTLQTIFKRALSISGIPLAATCHSLRHSFATSLLESGVDIRVIQAQLGHTSIKTTMLYTQITGVIEDSLRSPL; encoded by the coding sequence ATGAACAGTACATTTCGTGAATCTTTATTACAGAAGTTGCGGGAACACCTGCTTATGCGTAATTACTCACCCCGTACCATCAAGGCGTATACCCGCTACTGCTCGGAATTCTGTATTTTCTGCCTGGATTCGCCATCCATGGACAGAGAGCAAAAGATCATCCGCTTTCTTAACAGATATACGGACCCCGCGACCAAAGCAGTTGCCCGTTCTGCGGTTAAATACCTGTACGCCAGCATCCTCAAAATACCGGCGCCGGTTCTGCTCACAAAGGCCAGAAAGCCTAAAAAGCTTCCCGTGGTTTTGTCCCGGGACCAGGTCTCTGCAATTCTGAATACCATACGAAACCCTAAGCACCGGGCCATGATTGCCATAATGTACGGTTCGGGACTGCGCATCAGCGAAGTAGTCAATCTTAAAGTTGGCGATATTAATCTTACCAGAAACCGTATCCACATACGTCAATCAAAGAACCTGAAAGACCGCATCGTTGTTCTGTCGCCCTTACTGGCGGATTATTTACAGCTGCTAAGCGCTGATCGTGACGCAAAAGAGCTCCTTTTCCTGACCCAAAGCGGAAAAAAATATTCCACCAGGACCCTTCAGACTATCTTTAAACGGGCCCTTTCCATATCCGGAATACCCCTTGCCGCCACATGCCATTCACTGCGCCACTCCTTTGCAACCAGTCTGCTGGAAAGCGGCGTCGATATTCGTGTAATCCAGGCCCAGCTGGGACACACCAGCATAAAGACAACCATGCTGTATACTCAAATAACCGGCGTAATTGAGGATTCTCTACGCTCGCCGCTTTAG
- a CDS encoding GGDEF domain-containing protein yields MSQRVFSTILTESVLPACADSVVGTINGVKEKYSLANRLIADTIDLSRFRANGREDPDRILDFVRRKRIELGAKNVGLVSLETDTYYDSFGQILELDYSSARDSWVKDFLDAPVTDRFSLYDPDDSVELYSFFFDSKIKSDAGELTGIIGTGISLDSFSLNIAGDKGRTRMFFAEPDGELRLPLDCRGSSFFEEYNLNSPTEDLGDESHYLTEKGGATLMLYIRFISEIERYLIIEHDITDSYKDLQRQSIITFAAGMVFSLLLVAINHILVFRAGRKLSIKGYTDSLTESYNRHFLEEYFGRRNCNQRQISLMTLDIDHFKEVNDNLGHMAGDLILKEVSRLAKSHIRDEDFIVRWGGDEFIIVVHTDIQRALDISERIRARIEQESSVTVTIGVTEMREHEDFTAALSRADEAMYRAKHEGRNKVHCAG; encoded by the coding sequence ATGTCACAGAGGGTATTCAGTACAATCCTTACCGAATCTGTTCTGCCTGCCTGTGCCGATTCTGTTGTCGGAACAATTAATGGAGTAAAGGAAAAATACTCCCTGGCAAACCGCCTTATCGCCGATACCATTGATCTGTCCAGATTCCGCGCGAACGGCAGAGAAGATCCTGACAGGATTCTTGATTTTGTGCGGAGGAAAAGGATAGAGCTCGGGGCAAAGAACGTAGGTCTTGTCTCCCTTGAAACGGATACCTATTACGATTCCTTCGGGCAGATCCTGGAGCTGGATTATTCCTCAGCCCGTGACAGCTGGGTGAAGGATTTTCTTGATGCTCCTGTGACGGACCGCTTCAGCCTGTACGATCCGGATGACTCCGTGGAACTGTATTCCTTTTTTTTCGACAGCAAGATAAAAAGCGATGCCGGAGAGCTTACGGGAATTATCGGAACAGGGATTTCCCTGGACAGCTTTTCGCTGAATATTGCAGGCGACAAGGGAAGGACCAGGATGTTTTTTGCTGAGCCGGACGGGGAACTGAGATTGCCTCTTGATTGCCGTGGAAGCTCATTTTTTGAAGAGTATAATCTTAACAGCCCCACAGAAGACCTTGGCGATGAGTCCCATTATCTGACGGAAAAGGGTGGAGCAACCCTGATGCTGTATATTCGTTTTATCTCTGAAATAGAGCGGTATCTTATTATTGAGCACGACATTACAGATTCATATAAAGATCTTCAGCGGCAGAGCATTATTACCTTTGCGGCGGGAATGGTGTTTTCTCTGCTGCTTGTGGCAATCAATCATATACTGGTCTTCCGGGCCGGCAGAAAATTGTCGATCAAGGGTTATACCGATTCCCTGACGGAAAGCTACAATCGGCATTTTCTTGAGGAGTATTTCGGGAGAAGAAACTGCAATCAGCGGCAGATATCACTGATGACCCTGGATATCGATCATTTTAAAGAGGTAAACGACAATCTTGGCCACATGGCAGGAGACCTTATTTTAAAGGAGGTTTCTCGTCTTGCCAAAAGCCATATCCGGGATGAAGATTTTATTGTACGCTGGGGCGGTGACGAATTTATTATTGTTGTGCACACTGATATTCAAAGAGCCCTTGATATAAGCGAGAGAATCCGGGCCAGAATTGAGCAGGAAAGCTCTGTTACCGTTACAATCGGGGTGACTGAGATGCGGGAGCACGAAGATTTTACCGCTGCCCTTTCCCGGGCGGATGAGGCAATGTACAGGGCCAAGCACGAAGGGCGAAACAAGGTCCACTGTGCCGGTTAG
- a CDS encoding ATP-binding cassette domain-containing protein, with protein MIRLEQVSKVFNEGTVNETRAIHNVDLNVKEGDFITVIGSNGAGKSTLFNLIAGTYIPSEGKIFVNDVDVSRIPEYKRAKYIGRIFQNPLLGTAGNMSLEDNMTISYKKGFKGLGISLNNRLRDRFMRELQALDMGLESRLKNNVSLLSGGQRQALTLLMMVLSRPALILLDEHTAALDPRNAAKVLELTKRFIEEYKLTAIMITHNMAHAIAYGNRLLMMDAGEIILDLEGREKREITVDKLVDKFHAIRKKDFENDEVLLS; from the coding sequence ATGATCAGACTGGAACAGGTATCCAAGGTCTTCAACGAAGGGACCGTCAACGAGACCCGGGCGATTCACAACGTGGACCTCAATGTAAAAGAGGGGGATTTTATTACCGTGATCGGTTCCAACGGCGCGGGAAAATCGACCCTTTTTAACCTGATTGCAGGAACCTATATCCCATCTGAGGGGAAGATCTTTGTAAACGATGTTGATGTAAGCAGAATTCCGGAGTACAAGCGGGCAAAATATATCGGCCGGATATTCCAGAATCCCCTTTTGGGGACCGCGGGAAACATGAGCCTGGAAGACAACATGACCATCAGTTACAAAAAAGGTTTTAAAGGCCTTGGAATCAGCCTGAACAATCGGCTGCGGGACAGGTTTATGCGGGAGCTGCAGGCCCTGGATATGGGGCTTGAATCCAGGCTCAAGAATAACGTGAGCCTGCTCTCCGGCGGGCAGCGTCAGGCCCTGACCCTGCTGATGATGGTACTTTCCCGGCCGGCCCTGATTCTGCTTGATGAACATACTGCCGCCCTGGACCCCAGGAACGCCGCCAAGGTGCTGGAACTGACCAAGCGCTTTATTGAAGAGTACAAGCTTACCGCCATTATGATAACCCACAACATGGCCCACGCCATTGCCTACGGGAACCGGCTCTTGATGATGGACGCGGGAGAAATCATCCTGGACCTCGAAGGCCGGGAGAAGCGGGAAATTACGGTGGACAAACTTGTCGACAAATTCCATGCTATACGAAAGAAAGATTTTGAGAATGACGAGGTGCTGCTTTCCTGA
- a CDS encoding ABC transporter permease, protein MIEGILHEGLIYGILALGVFITFRILDFPDLTVDGSFPFGAAIAASAITAGLPVLIAVLLALLGGILAGIVTALIHNKLKVPNLLAGILTMTMLYSVNIRVLGNRANLPLLQVTTAFSAMKDLSEGMGIPAEYGVLLFLLLFVGGIILILDIFFHTDLGLTLGAMGNNQQMVISQGVNPEVMKIIGVGLSNGLVGVAGALAAQYQGFADANLGQGIVVTGLASVMIGEFFIRSNKIWPLLLRVVIGSVVFKGIMFLGRYYGYIIRLTPNDLKLITGLLIILSLILTKVKGKKRTRQAAV, encoded by the coding sequence GTGATTGAAGGAATTCTCCACGAAGGATTGATCTACGGCATACTGGCCCTGGGGGTTTTTATTACCTTCAGGATTCTTGATTTTCCGGACCTGACGGTGGACGGGAGCTTTCCCTTTGGTGCGGCCATCGCGGCGTCCGCCATTACCGCGGGGCTGCCGGTATTAATCGCAGTTCTGCTGGCTCTGCTGGGGGGAATCCTTGCGGGGATAGTGACCGCCCTGATCCATAACAAGCTGAAAGTCCCGAACCTGCTGGCGGGAATCCTGACCATGACCATGCTTTATTCGGTTAATATACGGGTGCTTGGTAACCGGGCAAACCTGCCCCTTTTGCAGGTAACGACGGCCTTCAGCGCCATGAAGGATTTGAGCGAAGGAATGGGGATCCCAGCGGAATACGGTGTGCTGCTGTTTCTTCTACTCTTTGTAGGAGGGATTATCCTGATTCTGGATATCTTTTTTCATACTGATCTGGGGCTGACCCTGGGAGCCATGGGCAACAATCAGCAGATGGTTATATCCCAGGGGGTGAACCCGGAGGTAATGAAGATAATCGGTGTGGGGCTCTCCAACGGGCTTGTAGGGGTCGCCGGCGCGCTGGCCGCTCAGTACCAGGGTTTTGCCGACGCCAACCTGGGGCAGGGGATCGTGGTTACCGGACTTGCTTCGGTAATGATCGGGGAGTTTTTTATCCGCTCCAACAAAATCTGGCCTCTGCTGCTCAGGGTCGTGATAGGCTCGGTGGTGTTCAAGGGCATCATGTTTCTGGGGCGCTATTACGGCTACATTATCAGACTGACACCCAACGATCTTAAGCTGATAACCGGTCTGCTGATCATTCTGTCCCTGATTCTGACGAAGGTAAAAGGTAAAAAACGCACAAGGCAGGCGGCTGTATGA
- a CDS encoding ABC transporter substrate-binding protein, with translation MKKITYILLAVLAATVLFAAGGAEQTDDGTITIGISKIVSHPALDSIEKGIQDELAELGYTDIKYDLQNANGDPNTAKQIAVKFKNDKVDIAVGIATPTSQALASTISDFPVIYSAVTDPVGSGLVTSLDKPGKNITGYSDMTPVREQIELLTRLMEVKRLGHVYSSGEANAVVLAGIAKEVCADMGIEFVESTVTNSAEVKQATQAILNRVDAIYVSTDNTVFSALQSLVQTALEKNIPVMSADPTSAVDFAVFAALGFDYYKHGRATGRLIARILEGEDPSTIPTQFMSDPGDLDQLILNLDVAEKIGATVPADILDRASVVIQNGEPQYR, from the coding sequence ATGAAAAAGATTACGTACATTCTACTCGCGGTGCTGGCAGCCACTGTGTTGTTTGCCGCGGGAGGCGCGGAACAGACCGATGACGGTACAATTACCATCGGCATTTCTAAGATCGTCAGCCATCCGGCGCTTGATTCCATTGAAAAGGGGATTCAGGACGAACTTGCCGAACTTGGATACACCGATATTAAATATGACCTGCAGAACGCCAACGGCGACCCCAACACGGCCAAGCAGATCGCCGTCAAGTTCAAGAACGACAAGGTAGACATCGCTGTCGGTATAGCGACTCCCACCAGCCAGGCCCTGGCATCGACGATCAGTGATTTTCCGGTAATCTATTCCGCCGTAACGGATCCGGTGGGGTCGGGTCTGGTAACATCTCTGGATAAGCCGGGAAAGAACATTACCGGCTATTCGGACATGACCCCGGTACGGGAGCAGATTGAGCTGCTGACCCGGCTGATGGAGGTGAAACGCCTTGGTCACGTCTACTCCTCCGGGGAGGCCAATGCCGTTGTCTTGGCGGGAATCGCGAAAGAGGTATGCGCCGATATGGGTATAGAGTTTGTTGAATCCACGGTGACAAACTCCGCTGAGGTTAAGCAGGCAACTCAGGCTATTCTGAACCGGGTGGACGCCATTTACGTGAGCACCGACAATACCGTTTTTTCTGCTCTGCAGTCTCTTGTGCAGACCGCATTGGAGAAGAACATTCCCGTAATGTCCGCGGACCCGACCTCGGCGGTTGATTTTGCGGTTTTTGCCGCTCTGGGCTTTGATTATTACAAGCACGGCAGGGCTACCGGCCGCCTGATCGCCCGGATTCTGGAAGGCGAAGACCCCTCCACCATTCCGACCCAGTTTATGTCCGACCCCGGTGACCTTGACCAGCTGATCCTGAACCTCGATGTAGCAGAAAAGATCGGTGCAACAGTTCCTGCAGATATTCTTGACCGGGCTTCTGTGGTGATTCAGAACGGAGAGCCCCAGTACCGTTAG
- a CDS encoding phosphohydrolase has protein sequence MTKSPKERSLNRKILKRLNGNPLRLAEILLEDDEIRAMQEYGNTVSIKRLGYNDHGPVHMRVVMMNAITMMELLQQAGIQTSLQSEELGDFDDSLCAVMLASFLHDLGMGIGRQDHELHSTYLAYPIIDRILKDVYPEDLEKRIALRSLAIEGIIGHMAHHTIHSLEAGVILIADGCDMERGRARIPMFLNTSPKVGDIHKYSANSIEKVSIERGTELPVKIRVDMSTEVGFFQVEEVLLSKIAKSTVKPYIELYAGVIGGELKRYL, from the coding sequence ATGACAAAATCACCAAAAGAACGTTCATTAAACCGCAAAATACTCAAACGATTAAACGGAAATCCCTTACGGCTGGCGGAAATCCTGCTCGAAGACGACGAAATCCGGGCCATGCAGGAGTACGGTAATACCGTTTCAATTAAAAGACTCGGCTACAACGATCACGGACCGGTTCATATGCGGGTTGTGATGATGAACGCCATCACCATGATGGAGCTGCTGCAGCAGGCGGGCATACAGACGAGTCTCCAAAGCGAAGAGCTGGGAGATTTCGATGACAGCCTCTGTGCGGTCATGCTTGCCTCCTTCCTTCACGACCTGGGAATGGGCATCGGCCGGCAGGACCATGAACTCCACAGCACCTACCTTGCCTATCCCATAATCGACCGTATTCTGAAAGATGTGTATCCGGAAGATCTGGAAAAACGGATTGCTCTGCGCTCATTGGCTATCGAGGGCATCATCGGCCACATGGCACATCACACAATCCACTCCCTGGAGGCGGGGGTTATCCTGATTGCCGACGGCTGCGATATGGAGCGGGGCAGGGCGCGGATACCCATGTTTCTGAACACCTCTCCCAAGGTAGGAGACATTCACAAGTATTCAGCCAATTCCATCGAGAAGGTAAGCATCGAAAGGGGAACGGAACTACCTGTCAAGATCCGCGTAGATATGTCCACGGAGGTGGGGTTCTTCCAGGTAGAGGAGGTGCTCCTGTCCAAGATAGCCAAGAGCACCGTAAAACCATATATAGAGCTCTACGC